The following are encoded in a window of Fulvia fulva chromosome 7, complete sequence genomic DNA:
- a CDS encoding Nitrilotriacetate monooxygenase component A, translated as MANDHPHKQLHLTAFMRPVSLHTGAWRYPGAAPDANFNLSHLKTYIQTLEAAKFDAFFMADHLAVLNMPTAALQRSHTTTSFEPFTLLSALSQHTTHIGLAATASTTYDEPYHIARRFASLDHLSGGRAAWNIVTTGNPESSKNFGFEEHMQHTDRYKRAREFYDVVTGLWDSFADDAFPRDVESGMYLDPEKMHVLNHKGDDLSVRGPLNIARPIQGWPVIVQAGQSEPGRQLAAETAELVFCSPKDLKGAKELYADIKSRVEKAGRKREHLKILPAAMIIVGDSAEDAQEKRLLLDSKVHYDSAIASLSIALGCDASQFEPDAPLPKVMPETNASHTARQGVINLAEEEGLTVRQLAQRYGGYSGLAFVGSPDSIADEMEVWLREEGCDGFTCTMPYLPQGLDDIAKRLVPVLQERGLFRKEYEGSTLREHLGLPRPKNRFFPDAPATDGTNGVNGVNSAKEEPYRYVSQSMSGQSTPVFQNVRYQG; from the coding sequence ATGGCGAACGACCACCCTCACAAACAACTACACCTCACAGCCTTCATGCGCCCAGTATCGCTACACACTGGCGCATGGCGATATCCCGGCGCCGCCCCCGACGCAAACTTCAACCTCTCCCACCTCAAAACCTACATCCAGACCCTCGAAGCCGCCAAATTCGACGCCTTCTTCATGGCCGACCACCTCGCCGTCCTAAACATGCCCACCGCCGCCCTGCAACGCTCCCACACCACCACCTCCTTCGAACCCTTCACCCTCCTCTCGGCCCTCTCCCAACACACCACCCATATCGGCCTCGCCGCCACAGCCTCAACAACATACGACGAACCCTACCATATCGCGCGGCGCTTTGCGAGTCTGGATCATTTATCCGGGGGCAGGGCGGCGTGGAATATTGTGACGACGGGGAATCCGGAGTCTTCCAAGAATTTTGGCTTCGAGGAGCACATGCAGCATACGGATCGGTATAAGCGCGCGAGGGAGTTTTATGATGTGGTGACGGGGTTGTGGGATTCTTTTGCGGATGATGCGTTTCCGAGGGATGTAGAATCAGGAATGTACCTGGACCCAGAGAAGATGCACGTCCTCAATCACAAAGGCGACGATCTCTCGGTGCGGGGGCCTTTGAATATTGCTCGCCCTATTCAGGGCTGGCCGGTTATTGTGCAAGCGGGTCAGAGTGAGCCGGGACGACAACTGGCTGCTGAAACGGCGGAGTTGGTGTTCTGTTCGCCGAAGGATTTGAAGGGTGCGAAAGAGCTGTATGCAGATATCAAATCTCGCGTGGAGAAGGCAGGGCGGAAGAGAGAACATCTCAAGATCTTGCCCGCGGCGATGATAATCGTAGGTGATTCGGCCGAGGACGCGCAGGAGAAGAGGTTGTTGCTGGATAGTAAGGTGCACTACGACAGCGCTATTGCCAGTCTTTCCATCGCCCTGGGCTGCGACGCGAGCCAATTCGAGCCTGATGCGCCGCTTCCAAAGGTCATGCCGGAGACGAATGCGAGTCATACAGCGAGGCAGGGAGTCATCAATCTAGCGGAGGAGGAAGGGTTGACGGTGCGGCAGCTGGCGCAGAGGTATGGTGGGTATTCTGGTTTGGCGTTTGTGGGGAGCCCGGACAGTATTGCGGATGAGATGGAGGTGTGGTTGAGGGAGGAGGGGTGTGATGGGTTTACGTGTACGATGCCGTATCTGCCGCAGGGGCTTGATGATATTGCGAAGAGACTTGTGCCGGTGTTGCAAGAACGAGGTTTGTTCAGGAAGGAGTATGAGGGCTCGACGTTGAGGGAGCATCTTGGATTGCCACGGCCGAAGAATCGATTCTTCCCGGATGCGCCTGCTACGGATGGGACGAACGGCGTGAATGGCGTGAACAGCGCCAAGGAGGAGCCATATCGGTATGTCAGCCAGTCGATGAGTGGTCAAAGCACGCCAGTATTCCAGAATGTCAGGTATCAAGGATGA
- a CDS encoding DNA replication licensing factor mcm10, producing the protein MVVVRESPRSKLSPDKNTTQWPPKSPFQALLSSPSGRKRWQDRQSRAGDRSPSPSPSKPLRSTRALDELADMDDEDGDEDEETLQLQLQAIQAKLKLKKLQAKQRSSGDGASSGRESRQDSVRSSSPRTRNISPTRLYKAAVEVPLSPVRNVREPQEQLSPARQRLGLPAVRRAEAVSLKRSSHGNQIKRSRSHQSLQSAIKDDIPKVSSFSQRLAQSKTESDEKKAKQERIEKVRSSGFAHRQDDTVRTQQTPNPRTARTLDTAERPLSAGQARGREPATSGIRRSDSARTPREDQQPRARPKPINPGAYGQDSGTGHAGNDSDKSPYVEDVDDDAGYDPFSKVHLKKRHIQHSVVAREMEGKEIYTLPRLLKEVKSPEYEPPDCETDYILFAVLASKSSPLDQQQSHKSADKSKEDYDTPRNKFMVLKLCDLKWEIDCFLFGTAFNQFWKLTPGTLLAIMNPAILPPKGNQHDGKFSLKLGSSEDAVMEVGLARDLGYCSATKRDGQKCTEWIDKRKTEACEFHLNLQIEKARKGNMTVNTMFRGTGNPQDRIKSKVAKDAELRKKKIGGQHHREYGQLYHVAGNGKSAASLLDSEDMDALHNMTQEEASRKRLANAQKERDLAKKLGEMGSGPGAEYLRPKHTTTTTITSTTSHKATASEEARKELFAKPSASELGLLGKKSTDVHMSPPKDRKKHFGLGAISMANNSSGSKSSTPMGWGGAKKAGLIQPKESRLGSPERGQTKLSIENTRPDLVRPRSQNSSLRSAGSSSPIKKKARYLLEEKGIRTPGRDSLPGAGVGVEDDDDDLDIV; encoded by the coding sequence ATGGTAGTCGTCCGAGAGTCGCCGCGCTCCAAATTGTCTCCCGACAAGAACACGACCCAATGGCCGCCCAAATCACCTTTCCAGGCTTTGCTCTCCTCGCCGAGCGGTAGGAAGAGATGGCAGGATCGCCAAAGTCGCGCAGGTGACAGGAGCCCGTCGCCGAGTCCCTCGAAACCTTTGCGCAGTACGAGAGCTCTTGACGAGTTGGCAGATATGGACGACGAGGATGGAGACGAGGACGAGGAGACGCTGCAACTGCAGCTGCAGGCAATACAGGCTAAGCTGAAGCTGAAGAAGCTGCAAGCGAAGCAGAGGTCGAGTGGAGACGGCGCGAGTAGTGGACGAGAGAGCAGACAGGACAGTGTCAGATCATCTTCCCCGAGGACGCGCAACATATCGCCCACGAGACTGTACAAAGCTGCTGTAGAAGTGCCCCTTTCGCCGGTGAGGAACGTCAGGGAGCCGCAGGAACAACTATCACCAGCACGGCAGCGATTGGGTCTGCCAGCAGTTCGTCGGGCAGAAGCCGTGTCACTCAAGAGATCAAGCCATGGAAACCAGATCAAACGTTCGAGGTCACACCAGTCGCTGCAATCCGCGATCAAGGACGATATCCCCAAAGTCTCGAGCTTCAGCCAGCGATTGGCTCAGAGCAAGACTGAGTCGGATGAGAAGAAGGCAAAGCAAGAACGCATTGAGAAGGTGCGAAGCTCTGGATTCGCCCACAGGCAGGATGATACCGTAAGGACACAACAAACACCAAATCCTCGAACGGCGCGGACCCTAGATACTGCAGAGAGGCCTTTGTCAGCCGGACAGGCGCGCGGGCGAGAGCCAGCGACCTCAGGTATCCGTCGATCGGACTCAGCACGAACTCCAcgagaggatcagcagcctCGAGCACGGCCGAAACCGATCAACCCGGGAGCGTACGGTCAAGATTCGGGTACAGGACATGCTGGCAATGACAGTGACAAATCTCCATACGTCGAGGATGTCGACGATGATGCTGGCTACGACCCCTTCTCGAAAGTTCACCTGAAGAAGCGCCACATTCAGCACTCTGTTGTGGCACGGGAGATGGAGGGTAAAGAAATATACACCCTGCCGCGGTTGCTGAAAGAAGTGAAATCGCCGGAATACGAGCCTCCAGATTGCGAGACAGACTACATTCTGTTTGCCGTCCTCGCCTCGAAGTCCAGTCCGCTCGATCAGCAACAATCCCATAAGAGTGCAGATAAGTCGAAAGAGGACTACGATACGCCTCGCAACAAGTTCATGGTGCTAAAGCTGTGTGATTTGAAGTGGGAGATTGACTGCTTTCTCTTCGGCACAGCGTTCAACCAGTTCTGGAAGCTCACACCAGGCACACTGCTTGCTATCATGAATCCCGCTATTCTTCCACCCAAAGGCAACCAGCACGATGGCAAGTTCTCTCTGAAACTTGGGAGCAGCGAAGATGCGGTGATGGAGGTTGGTCTCGCGCGCGATCTTGGCTACTGTAGTGCTACCAAGAGGGACGGGCAGAAGTGTACAGAGTGGATCGACAAGCGCAAGACTGAAGCGTGCGAGTTTCACCTCAACCTCCAGATTGAGAAGGCACGCAAAGGCAACATGACGGTTAACACAATGTTCCGCGGTACAGGCAATCCCCAAGACCGGATTAAGAGTAAGGTCGCGAAGGATGCTGAATTGCGCAAGAAGAAGATTGGTGGCCAGCACCATCGCGAATATGGTCAGCTCTACCACGTCGCCGGAAATGGTAAGAGTGCCGCGAGTCTTCTTGACTCTGAAGACATGGATGCTTTGCACAATATGACTCAAGAAGAGGCTTCACGCAAACGCCTCGCGAATGCACAGAAGGAGCGTGACCTAGCGAAGAAGCTAGGTGAGATGGGCAGCGGACCCGGAGCAGAGTATCTTCGACCGAAGCATACCACAACCACCACTATcacatcgacgacatcacACAAGGCCACAGCCTCAGAAGAAGCCCGAAAGGAACTTTTCGCCAAACCCTCCGCCTCAGAACTCGGCCTGCTGGGAAAGAAGTCTACAGACGTCCACATGTCCCCACCCAAAGACCGCAAGAAGCACTTCGGCCTCGGAGCTATCTCCATGGCGAACAACAGCAGCGGCAGCAAGTCCTCTACACCCATGGGCTGGGGCGGCGCGAAGAAGGCTGGCCTCATCCAGCCGAAGGAGAGTCGACTCGGCAGTCCTGAGCGTGGTCAGACGAAGCTCTCCATTGAGAATACACGGCCTGATCTGGTACGACCGAGGTCGCAGAATAGTAGTCTCAGAAGCGCTGGGTCGTCGAGTCCGATCAAGAAGAAGGCGAGGTATTTGTTAGAGGAGAAGGGGATTAGGACGCCGGGACGGGATAGTTTACCTGGTGCTGGGGTTGGGGTGGaggatgatgatgatgatttGGATATTGTATAA
- a CDS encoding Ecp18, which yields MQFSILLTTLFSLAITAMADIHDGKPVCAPNEARLCCSCGGCNANGNCPAGSPDAGCPCIKADPRLGNVCDGQPPFEGVQC from the exons ATGCAATTTTCAATCCTCCTGACGACCCTCTTCAGCCTCGCTATCACAGCCATGGCAGACATTCATGACGGAAAG CCAGTATGTGCACCAAACGAAGCCAGACTATGCTGTTCCTGTGGAGGCTGTAACGCCAATGGAAACTGCCCGGCTGGAAGCCCGGACGCCGGCTGCCCTTGTATCAAGGCGGATCCCAGGTTGGGAAATGTTTGCGACGGCCAGCCACCTTTTGAGGGGGTGCAGTGCTGA
- a CDS encoding Actin-like protein: MAKSKTTATTTPSSNSLGSRTLIFDNGAHTIKAGFSTPGTAPSVEDCHLIPNCISRSQRDKLTYVGADLDTCGDFGELQIRRPVEKGYIVNWEGEKAVWERTIFDKRSPLQCSPHENNLILTEASSAPGALQRNADEIVFEEFEFAGLWRGVGAGLNAYSHGEDGKAAESMMVVDAGHSHTMITPLFHGRPIHPACRRLEVGGKLLTNHLKDQLSRTMDMHREEWICQEIKEDVCYVSSDSSDFARSLERVWKGGQKDPREVDASIVVDYVLPDYEQLKRGFARPHDPSKGAKMRRLGIGGASEMVLPVGNERFTVPEVIFTPSDIGMQQEGIAGAIMQSLNALPQGLWQSFLANILVVGGTSKLPGFVERLEADIRSKIDDSYLVRVTRADDPLKNAWLGGARIAQNEDLLRSMMVTKGEYFEHGDLWTRRKFAGKVAR; the protein is encoded by the coding sequence ATGGCCAAATCAAAAACGACAGCCACAACAACACCTTCATCAAACAGCTTGGGGTCCAGGACACTGATCTTCGACAATGGCGCCCACACCATAAAAGCCGGCTTCAGCACTCCCGGAACTGCCCCATCTGTTGAGGACTGCCACCTGATCCCCAACTGCATATCTCGCTCCCAGCGCGACAAATTGACTTATGTGGGCGCCGATCTCGACACCTGCGGCGACTTTGGCGAACTACAGATCCGCCGGCCCGTCGAGAAGGGCTACATAGTGAACTGGGAAGGCGAGAAAGCCGTCTGGGAGCGCACGATATTCGACAAACGAAGTCCGCTACAATGCTCTCCCCATGAAAATAACCTAATACTAACGGAAGCGTCAAGTGCGCCGGGAGCGCTGCAGAGGAATGCAGATGAGATTGTGTTTGAGGAGTTTGAGTTTGCGGGTTTGTGGAGGGGTGTCGGGGCGGGATTGAATGCGTACTCACATGGAGAGGATGGGAAGGCGGCGGAGAGTATGATGGTTGTGGATGCTGGACATTCACACACTATGATCACGCCACTATTTCATGGACGGCCGATCCACCCGGCGTGTAGGAGGTTGGAGGTTGGTGGCAAACTTCTAACGAACCATCTAAAGGACCAGCTGAGTCGGACAATGGATATGCATCGCGAGGAGTGGATCTGTCAGGAAATCAAGGAGGATGTATGCTACGTGTCCAGTGATTCGAGTGATTTTGCCCGAAGCTTGGAGCGGGTATGGAAAGGAGGACAGAAGGATCCGAGAGAGGTTGACGCAAGCATTGTCGTCGACTATGTGCTCCCAGATTACGAACAGCTAAAGCGAGGTTTCGCACGACCGCACGATCCCAGCAAAGGCGCAAAGATGCGACGCCTGGGAATCGGCGGTGCAAGCGAGATGGTTCTGCCAGTTGGGAATGAAAGGTTCACAGTGCCAGAGGTAATCTTCACACCCAGCGACATTGGGATGCAGCAAGAGGGCATCGCCGGGGCTATCATGCAGAGCTTGAACGCCCTCCCACAAGGTCTCTGGCAGTCGTTTCTGGCGAATATCCTGGTGGTTGGCGGAACTAGCAAACTTCCAGGTTTCGTCGAGCGCCTCGAAGCTGATATTCGAAGCAAGATCGATGATAGCTATCTCGTGCGCGTGACTCGCGCTGACGATCCGCTGAAGAATGCATGGCTCGGTGGCGCACGGATCGCGCAGAACGAAGATCTGCTGAGATCGATGATGGTGACGAAAGGGGAATACTTTGAGCATGGCGATCTGTGGACAAGACGAAAGTTCGCAGGCAAGGTCGCAAGATGA